A single Fusarium oxysporum Fo47 chromosome IV, complete sequence DNA region contains:
- a CDS encoding Nitroalkane oxidase in complex with Spermine, A competitive inhibitor gives MVDFKLSPSQLEARRHAQAFANTVLTKASAEYSTQKDQLSRFQATRPFYRGAVRQGLIKAQVPIPLGGTMESLVHESIILEELFAVEPATSITIVATALGLMPVILCDSPSLQEKFLKPFISGEGEPLASLMHSEPNGTANWLQKGGPGLQTTARKVGNEWVINGEKLWPSNSGGWDYKGADLACVVCRVSDDPSKPQDPNVDPATQIAVLLVTRETIANNKKDAYQILGEPELAGHITTSGPHTRFTEFRVPHENLLCTPGLKAQGLVETAFAMSAALVGAMAIGTARAAFEEALAFAKSDTRGGSKHIIEHQSVADKLIDCKIRLETSRLLVWKAVTTLEDEALEWKVKLEMAMQTKIYTTDVAVECVIDAMKAVGMKSYAKDMSFPRLLNEVMCYPLFDGGNIGLRRRQMQRVMALEDYEPWAATYGSSKVDKSRL, from the exons ATGGTTGACTTCAAACTCTCTCCCTCTCAACTCGAAGCCCGACGACATGCTCAGGCCTTCGCAAACACTGTCCTCACCAAAGCCTCAGCAGAGTACAGCACCCAGAAAGACCAGCTCTCTCGCTTTCAAGCTACCAGACCCTTTTATAGGGGGGCTGTTCGTCAGGGCTTGATCAAAGCTCAAGTTCCCATTCCTCTTGGTGGAACTATGGAGAGTCTAGTTCACGAGAGCATTATCCTTGAGGAGCTCTTTGCAGTTGAACCAGCTACTTCAATCACCATTGTTGCTACTGCACTTGGTCTAATGCCCGTGATTCTTTGCGATTCACCTTCCCTGCAGGAGAAGTTCTTGAAGCCTTTTATTTCCGGCGAGGGTGAACCTCTGGCCAGTTTGATGCACTCTGAGCCCAATGGAACGGCGAATTGGCTACAGAAGGGCGGACCAGGTCTGCAGACGACAGCTAGAAAGGTTGGAAATGAGTGGGTCATCAATGGTGAAAAG CTCTGGCCCTCCAACAGTGGTGGCTGGGACTATAAAGGGGCTGATCTTGCATGCGTTGTCTGTAGAGTCTCAGACGATCCATCCAAGCCCCAAGATCCCAACGTCGATCCAGCAACCCAGATTGCTGTGCTATTGGTAACTCGAGAGACCATCGCCAATAACAAGAAGGACGCCTATCAGATCCTGGGTGAACCTGAACTTGCAGGCCACATCACCACCTCTGGTCCTCACACTCGCTTCACCGAGTTCCGTGTTCCTCATGAGAACCTTCTTTGCACTCCTGGTCTCAAAGCTCAAGGTCTAGTCGAGACAGCCTTTGCCATGTCAGCTGCTCTTGTTGGCGCCATGGCGATAGGAACTGCCCGCGCTGCATTCGAAGAAGCTCTCGCCTTTGCCAAATCCGATACTCGCGGTGGCTCCAAGCATATTATCGAGCATCAGAGTGTAGCTGATAAGCTCATCGACTGCAAGATTCGTCTTGAGACTAGTCGTCTTCTAGTGTGGAAGGCAGTGACCACccttgaggatgaggctcttgaATGGAAGGTCAAGCTTGAGATGGCTATGCAAACCAAGATCTACACTAccgatgttgctgttgagtgTGTCATCGATGCTATGAAGGCTGTTGGCATGAAGTCATATGCAAAGGACATGTCTTTCCCTAGGTTGTTGAATGAGGTTATGTGCTATCCGTTGTTTGATGGAGGAAATATTGGTCTGAGACGACGACAGATGCAGCGTGTTATGGCTTTGGAGGACTATGAACCCTGGGCAGCTACTTATGGATCTTCCAAGGTTGATAAATCTCGCCTGTGA
- a CDS encoding WD domain-containing protein, producing MFGILETVQVPHSGIYNSYEDLFKQLSDGMEKEGYKIVKARSHRGKVGGADVPGNDIVRCDLVCDRGGRPYRCMATKHKTTTKKTDCPWKAKAVHRKTMGGWVLTITCDQHNHEPGTPEPPTPEAASEDETNMMDDLEGEHSLDPAATPLLTPWQDEGPQPDQETQAAIQVAGVSNAVLRLTGETFHQFKSEYRKMSHPDRVAQLSHLQLRVAAIYAVQNEDLQRQKRQEAQDKRHRQIEETKRQSSVQKQRARQRRQQVVEQNHQQQQQQQQQQQQQQQQQMHQHIQQQQLPQQTTQAQVQAQAQAQAQAQAQAQAQAQAMMQSQLYLPQNPQQAAIAVPTMDMPQFQHYVAPANKRMRGRTSQELERSQIQQDVTAIASGPAGSFKARFLDGDGKQMADVIEVPLADASEKNLSLLLNTLLAREKEEFLPYRFRIHIPDTDIIVDQYPTDLLQLLRNHGIENPFETTVTLSAEPQAVFKVQPVTRMSHKIPGHGEAILAAQFSPKNSNRLATGSGDKTARIWDTDTGTPKYTLSGHGGWVLAVAWSPDGARLATGSMDKSVRLWDPETGKAVGNPWTGHSKWVTNIVWEPYHLWRDGTPRLASASKDATVRIWVVNTGKTEHVLSGHKSSVSCVRWGGEGLVYSASHDKTVRVWNAEKGTLVHTLSSHVHWVNHLALSTDFVLRTGFYDHTPVPDTEEGKRSKAKERFEKAAKFQGRIAERLVTASDDFTMYLWDPAQSTKPVARMLGHQKQVNHVTFSPDGSLIASAGWDNHTKLWSARDGKFINTLRGHVAPVYQCAFSADSRLLVTASKDTTLKVWSMASHKLAVDLPGHQDEVYAVDWAPDGKRVGSGGKDKAVRLWRN from the exons ATGTTTGGCATTCTCGAGACCGTCCAAGTGCCCCATTCGGGCATCTACAACAGCTATGAAGACCTTTTCAAACAACTCAGCGACGGCATGGAAAAGGAAGGCTACAAGATTGTCAAAGCTAGATCCCATCGAGGCAAAGTGGGTGGTGCCGACGTCCCGGGGAACGACATAGTACGATGCGATCTTGTCTGCGATCGCGGCGGGAGGCCGTATCGATGCATGGCGACAAAACACAAGACGACGACAAAGAAGACGGACTGTCCTTGGAAAGCAAAGGCGGTTCATCGGAAGACTATGGGGGGATGGGTACTGACAATTACGTGCGATCAGCATAACCACGAGCCCGGTACACCCGAACCACCGACGCCCGAAGCTGCGAGCGAGGACGAGACGAATATGATGGACGACCTGGAAGGTGAGCATAGTTTGGATCCGGCTGCGACGCCGCTCCTGACGCCTTGGCAAGACGAAGGGCCACAACCTGATCAGGAGACTCAAGCTGCAATCCAGGTCGCGGGTGTCTCCAACGCAGTTCTTCGTCTGACCGGCGAGACTTTCCATCAATTCAAGAGCGAGTATCGCAAGATGTCGCATCCGGATCGTGTTGCGCAGCTATCGCATCTTCAGCTCCGCGTTGCAGCCATCTATGCTGTTCAGAATGAGGATCTGCAACGACAAAAGaggcaagaagctcaagacaAGCGCCATCGACAAATTGAAGAGACAAAGAGGCAATCCTCCGTGCAGAAGCAGCGGGCTAGACAACGTCGACAGCAAGTGGTGGAGCAGAaccatcagcagcagcaacagcagcaacagcagcagcagcaacagcagcaacagcaaatGCATCAGCAcatccaacaacaacaactgCCTCAACAAACCACCCAAGCCCAAGTACAAGCCCAAGCACAGGCCCAAGCACAAGCGCAGGCGCAGGCTCAAGCTCAGGCCCAAGCCATGATGCAATCACAGCTGTATCTCCCGCAGAACCCTCAGCAGGCCGCAATTGCGGTGCCAACGATGGATATGCCGCAGTTTCAGCATTACGTGGCTCCGGCTAATAAGAGGATGCGCGGGCGGACTTCTCAAG agcttgagcgCTCTCAGATTCAACAAGATGTTACAGCGATTGCTTCTGGGCCTGCTGGCTCGTTCAAGGCGAGGTTCttggatggagatggaaagCAGATGGCAGATGTGATTGAGGTTCCTCTTGCGGATGCTTCAGAAAAGAACTTGTCGCTTCTTTTGAATACTTTACTTGCTAGG GAAAAAGAGGAATTTCTCCCATATCGATTCCGAATTCACATCCCAGATACCGATATCATCGTGGACCAATACCCTACCGATctcctccagcttctccGCAACCATGGCATCGAGAACCCCTTTGAAACAACTGTCACACTTAGCGCCGAGCCACAGGCCGTCTTCAAGGTCCAGCCCGTAACGCGCATGTCCCATAAGATCCCCGGCCATGGCGAAGCAATTCTCGCAGCTCAATTCAGCCCCAAGAACAGTAATCGACTAGCGACAGGTTCTGGAGATAAGACAGCGCGGATATGGGATACTGATACTGGAACACCCAAGTACACACTCTCCGGCCATGGTGGATGGGTGTTGGCAGTTGCTTGGTCCCCCGATGGTGCACGTCTCGCTACTGGAAGTATGGATAAGTCCGTTCGACTCTGGGATCCAGAAACTGGAAAGGCTGTTGGAAACCCCTGGACAGGTCATTCAAAGTGGGTGACCAATATCGTCTGGGAGCCTTATCATCTCTGGAGAGACGGTACACCTCGGTTAGCCAGTGCAAGCAAAGATGCAACAGTCCGGATATGGGTTGTCAACACAGGAAAGACCGAGCATGTCCTATCCGGCCACAAGAGCAGTGTAAGCTGTGTGCGCTGGGGAGGCGAGGGTCTCGTATACAGCGCCAGTCACGACAAGACGGTCCGAGTATGGAATGCTGAGAAGGGAACCCTTGTGCACACCTTGTCATCTCACGTCCACTGGGTGAATCATCTTGCGCTCTCAACAGATTTTGTCTTGAGGACTGGGTTCTACGACCATACACCTGTTCCTGATACGGAGGAGGGAAAGAGAAGTAAGGCCAAGGAGAGGTTTGAGAAGGCTGCCAAGTTTCAGGGGAGAATCGCTGAGCGGTTGGTTACTGCTAGTGATGATTTCACTATGTATCTCTGGGATCCAGCTCAGAGCACAAAGCCTGTTGCGCGTATGTTGGGACATCAGAAGCAAGTGAACCATGTCACTTTCTCACCAGATGGATCTCTCATTGCCAGTGCAGGCTGGGATAACCACACCAAGCTCTGGAGTGCAAG GGACGGCAAATTTATCAACACTCTCCGCGGCCACGTAGCTCCCGTCTACCAATGCGCCTTCTCAGCAGACTCCCGCCTTCTCGTAACAGCATCTAAGGACACAACACTCAAGGTGTGGTCAATGGCCTCTCACAAACTCGCCGTGGATCTGCCCGGCCACCAGGACGAAGTGTACGCGGTGGATTGGGCACCAGATGGAAAGAGGGTTGGCAGCGGTGGTAAAGACAAGGCCGTTCGGCTGTGGCGGAATTAG